From the Pedobacter cryoconitis genome, one window contains:
- a CDS encoding Crp/Fnr family transcriptional regulator, producing MENKELFRLLAGKNSLRLELELKLNEMIKREYYAKSQIILKPGQIPNRAWFIEKGSAMGFVFKEEKKVPFWFWNENDIMFPLNSFFNQIPSETYIELLEPGILLSISFDDVQEILLSFPESNEYVRKIMQDYQQMSEKRILEFAAYTPEEHYLHLMRDCPAIFRKASVESIAAYLGISRKTLNRIRSRTRRF from the coding sequence ATGGAAAATAAGGAATTGTTCAGACTGCTAGCAGGAAAGAATTCTTTGCGTTTAGAGTTAGAATTAAAACTCAACGAAATGATTAAGAGGGAGTATTATGCCAAAAGTCAGATTATCTTAAAACCAGGACAGATCCCTAACCGTGCTTGGTTTATTGAAAAAGGATCTGCCATGGGATTTGTTTTTAAAGAAGAAAAGAAAGTACCTTTTTGGTTCTGGAATGAGAATGACATTATGTTTCCACTCAACAGCTTTTTCAATCAGATTCCCTCAGAAACTTATATAGAACTCCTTGAGCCCGGTATCCTTTTGTCCATATCTTTTGATGACGTGCAGGAAATATTGCTTAGTTTCCCCGAATCGAACGAATATGTACGTAAGATTATGCAGGATTATCAGCAAATGAGTGAGAAGAGAATTCTTGAGTTTGCTGCCTATACACCCGAAGAACATTATTTGCACTTAATGAGAGATTGTCCTGCAATTTTCAGGAAAGCATCAGTAGAAAGTATTGCCGCCTACCTTGGCATATCCCGTAAAACACTAAACCGCATAAGGTCCAGAACCAGAAGATTTTAG
- a CDS encoding MauE/DoxX family redox-associated membrane protein — protein MNLHPFIIIVTGMLILLWAYAAFSKLFNLAQFQHALMIQVFPRWVGKILVYVLPLSELILVGLLLIPQTRLIGMYSSFFMMGAFTLYVGGVVFKIYDQYPCACGGLFARLGWSNHFKVNIVLTLIALAGVILMEI, from the coding sequence ATGAACTTACATCCTTTTATTATCATTGTTACCGGAATGCTCATCTTGTTATGGGCTTATGCAGCTTTTTCAAAACTATTTAATTTGGCGCAGTTCCAGCATGCGCTTATGATTCAAGTCTTTCCCCGTTGGGTTGGAAAGATTCTCGTTTATGTTTTACCATTGTCTGAGCTTATATTAGTTGGATTATTGTTAATTCCACAGACCAGATTGATAGGGATGTATTCATCCTTTTTTATGATGGGTGCATTCACACTCTATGTAGGAGGGGTAGTCTTTAAAATCTACGATCAATACCCGTGTGCCTGTGGTGGATTATTTGCCAGATTAGGATGGTCTAACCACTTTAAAGTAAACATTGTACTTACATTAATTGCCCTGGCAGGAGTAATATTAATGGAAATATAA
- a CDS encoding DinB family protein: MMSTIQNLLKELTEESVVTRKMLERVPVDKQDWQPHEKSMSIRKLAGHIAELPGWVSMTLKTVGLNFADQAYQSPEWNSNQELLEIFEKSLAEAKAALQIAKEEDLLPAWTLKNGEQVLMSKTKGEVIRHSMSQLVHHRAQLGVYLRLLDIPLPGSYGPSADDPNF, translated from the coding sequence ATGATGTCAACCATTCAAAACTTACTAAAAGAGCTGACCGAAGAATCGGTGGTTACCCGTAAAATGCTGGAACGCGTTCCAGTGGATAAGCAGGACTGGCAACCTCATGAAAAAAGTATGTCTATCAGGAAACTGGCCGGACATATTGCTGAATTACCAGGTTGGGTGAGCATGACTTTGAAAACTGTTGGATTAAATTTTGCAGATCAGGCGTATCAATCTCCGGAATGGAATTCTAATCAGGAACTGCTTGAAATCTTTGAAAAATCATTAGCTGAAGCAAAAGCGGCTTTGCAAATTGCAAAAGAAGAGGATTTGCTGCCAGCCTGGACTTTGAAAAATGGAGAACAGGTGCTGATGTCAAAAACAAAAGGAGAAGTTATCAGGCATAGTATGAGTCAGCTGGTGCATCATCGGGCACAGTTGGGTGTTTATCTTCGTTTATTGGATATACCGCTTCCGGGTAGTTATGGGCCAAGTGCAGATGACCCGAATTTCTAA
- a CDS encoding DUF6965 family protein: MSIEELEGYFTGINLPDQIELERGVMVMNVPLFLESHLNYVKINPDLRSAEVFVHRLHQLKDKLEELNT; encoded by the coding sequence ATGTCAATAGAAGAATTAGAAGGCTATTTTACTGGTATAAATTTACCTGATCAAATTGAACTGGAACGTGGAGTCATGGTTATGAATGTACCTCTTTTCCTGGAATCACATTTAAATTATGTGAAAATAAATCCTGACTTAAGATCTGCGGAAGTTTTTGTTCACCGTTTGCATCAGCTGAAAGATAAACTGGAAGAACTTAACACCTGA
- a CDS encoding family 78 glycoside hydrolase catalytic domain gives MSQAPPPVNPKLLKGAWPAFWITSPATQQREYGIYHFRKTFLLPTATKPKSFLIHVSADNRYRLFVNGIAVSSGPARGDLFNWFFETIDIAPYLNEGENILAALVWNMGNLAPVAQVSNQTAFVLQGDSPAEQMVNTDLSWKVKKNKAYTPCALDNGERLKAYMVVGPGDQVDGKLYPWDWETLEYNDASWNTAEELTHPQPVGYGTDNLWTLAPRNIPLLKESLLRFPVIRRINNIKVTKDFLTGKRPLTIPANQRVSILLDQQVITAAYPEIIVSGGKGSRVKMTYSEALFDKQDHKGNRNEIDGKEIKGNYDVFIPDGEGNRKFRPLWFRAYRYLQLDIITADDPLVLNDIYGIKTGYPLQMNASFSSNDPSLQEIWKVGWRTAQLCAGDMYYDTPYYEQLQYTGDSRIQALISLYTSGDDRLMRKAILDFYHSRTPEGLTQGRYPSNRLQIIPTFSLFWISMIHDYWMHRHDDAFVKQFLPAIHETLEWFHNRVDQKKKMLGPLTWWNFVDWDNFNDWGTAPGADQGNSSIITLQYAYTLNQAAELFRAFNHPAQADEQEMLALELNDHTYWYCYNEASGLMADTPEKLTYSQHAGIWAVLSGGVTLQEAQILMKKILTDKSIGQVTFFYRFYLIQALKKAELGDLYYQELKPWRAMLKMGLTTFAEKPEPTRSDCHAWSASPDYDFLATICGIMPETPGFKTVLIKPSLGELTEVTGTMPIPSGKVSVTLKRTGKEGIRAEILLPEQTSGTFSWKGKEIRLHGGKQIIAI, from the coding sequence ATGAGTCAGGCACCGCCCCCTGTTAACCCAAAATTACTTAAAGGTGCATGGCCGGCGTTCTGGATTACTTCCCCGGCAACACAACAGCGTGAATACGGAATCTATCATTTCCGGAAAACATTTCTCCTCCCCACAGCTACCAAACCAAAATCTTTTTTAATTCATGTAAGTGCAGATAATCGTTATCGTCTGTTTGTAAACGGTATAGCGGTCAGTTCCGGCCCTGCCCGTGGCGATCTGTTTAACTGGTTTTTTGAAACTATAGATATTGCTCCATATTTAAACGAAGGAGAGAATATTCTCGCTGCATTGGTATGGAATATGGGTAACCTCGCCCCTGTCGCCCAGGTATCTAATCAAACAGCTTTTGTATTACAGGGTGATTCACCAGCAGAACAGATGGTTAACACCGATTTGAGCTGGAAAGTCAAAAAAAATAAGGCTTATACACCTTGTGCTCTGGATAATGGAGAAAGATTAAAAGCTTATATGGTAGTTGGCCCCGGAGACCAGGTAGATGGTAAATTGTACCCATGGGATTGGGAAACCCTTGAATACAACGATGCGTCCTGGAACACCGCAGAAGAGCTCACACATCCACAACCTGTAGGTTACGGAACTGATAATTTATGGACTTTAGCACCAAGAAACATCCCCTTATTAAAGGAAAGCTTGTTGCGCTTTCCAGTCATTCGCCGTATAAATAATATTAAAGTAACTAAAGACTTTCTAACAGGAAAAAGACCACTCACTATTCCAGCTAATCAAAGAGTGAGTATCTTATTAGATCAGCAGGTAATTACAGCCGCTTATCCCGAAATTATAGTTTCTGGTGGTAAAGGATCAAGGGTCAAAATGACTTATTCTGAAGCATTATTTGATAAACAAGACCATAAAGGGAATAGAAATGAGATAGACGGTAAAGAAATCAAAGGAAATTATGATGTTTTCATACCCGATGGCGAGGGCAACAGGAAATTCCGCCCTTTATGGTTTAGAGCTTACCGTTACTTACAACTGGATATTATAACAGCTGATGATCCATTAGTTTTGAACGATATATACGGAATAAAAACTGGCTATCCACTTCAAATGAACGCCTCATTTTCCAGTAATGATCCTTCATTACAGGAAATATGGAAGGTAGGCTGGCGTACCGCACAACTTTGCGCCGGAGATATGTATTATGATACGCCTTATTATGAACAACTACAATATACTGGTGATAGCCGCATACAGGCCTTAATATCACTTTATACCTCTGGTGATGACAGGCTTATGCGCAAAGCGATTCTGGATTTTTATCATTCCCGCACTCCAGAGGGATTAACACAAGGCCGTTATCCAAGCAACAGACTTCAGATTATTCCGACCTTCTCCTTATTTTGGATATCCATGATCCATGACTATTGGATGCATCGCCATGATGATGCTTTTGTAAAACAATTTCTTCCGGCTATTCATGAGACTCTGGAATGGTTTCATAACCGCGTTGATCAGAAGAAAAAGATGTTGGGTCCGCTCACCTGGTGGAATTTTGTAGACTGGGATAACTTCAACGACTGGGGTACAGCACCAGGAGCAGATCAGGGAAATTCTTCTATCATTACTTTGCAGTATGCCTACACCCTGAATCAGGCTGCTGAGCTATTCAGAGCCTTTAATCATCCTGCTCAGGCAGATGAGCAGGAAATGCTGGCTTTGGAATTGAATGACCACACTTACTGGTATTGTTATAATGAAGCGAGCGGTTTAATGGCAGATACCCCCGAAAAACTAACCTACAGCCAGCATGCAGGTATTTGGGCTGTATTAAGCGGTGGCGTAACCTTACAGGAAGCACAAATATTGATGAAAAAGATCCTGACTGATAAATCAATCGGCCAGGTTACCTTCTTCTACCGGTTCTACCTCATACAAGCCTTAAAAAAGGCTGAGCTGGGTGACCTTTATTATCAGGAACTCAAACCATGGAGAGCTATGCTGAAAATGGGACTAACGACCTTTGCCGAAAAACCTGAGCCAACAAGGTCTGATTGCCATGCCTGGAGTGCAAGTCCGGATTATGATTTCCTGGCTACAATCTGCGGTATTATGCCGGAAACCCCTGGTTTTAAAACAGTGTTGATTAAACCCTCTTTGGGTGAATTAACTGAAGTAACCGGGACAATGCCTATTCCTTCAGGAAAAGTATCTGTTACGTTAAAACGAACCGGAAAAGAGGGAATCCGTGCAGAGATATTATTACCGGAACAAACCTCAGGAACATTTAGCTGGAAAGGGAAAGAGATCAGATTACATGGAGGCAAGCAAATCATTGCAATTTGA